The DNA segment TCATCTCCGACCCTCTGCGTAACATGCGTATTATTCATGCCGGCGACCTTTTCCACTACATCAATAAAAGGTCTTTCAACATCAAAATCGAGGTCACACCTCTGCGGAAAACGGTGATATATCCTGCGCATCGGTATAATATGAATTCTGTATTTATAAAAAGTATATGCAGGACGAGACTCTACAGGTAAGTAAAAATAATCCCACGGGTTTCCCCATACGGTACAGCACAAAGACAGTTAAGCCGGTTCAAAAATCTGCATTTATAGCTCAAGTGAAAGTCTCAAAGAGGAGTATAGGTGTTACTGCAAATAAATCAGGACAATCAAATTTTAGTTACTCTTTTCAAAAAAAATTTAAAACAAAGAAAAGCCGTAGATTCTGAAAATTTCGAAAAAGTTAAAAAAATTATTCTATCAGAACGGCGTTTATAACTCCGTCCTGACCGGGTCTTGAAACTATCTTTGCCCTTCCGATATCCGTTTTTATGACTGCGCCCTTTGTGAGAAGGTTACGGCGGACATAGTTTGGATTTGCAGTGTTTGCTTCCACAGTCTGGATTCCGACCTTCTTTGTCTCGCCGGTCTTCGGGTTTGATACGCTTGCAAAGGATGCACGAAGTGCACGCACCTTTTCACTGCCGCCGTGAACCCTTGTAATCCTGCTACGGTCCTCACCGATAT comes from the Methanomicrobium sp. W14 genome and includes:
- a CDS encoding 30S ribosomal protein S8e — its product is MLWQGKSIRSETGGRLKLARSKRRVEIGRAPADTHIGEDRSRITRVHGGSEKVRALRASFASVSNPKTGETKKVGIQTVEANTANPNYVRRNLLTKGAVIKTDIGRAKIVSRPGQDGVINAVLIE